In Campylobacter mucosalis, a single window of DNA contains:
- the ileS gene encoding isoleucine--tRNA ligase encodes MDYKDTLLLPTTEFPMRANLPENESKRINSWHNERKIYEKMKQNRKNTEKFFAIHDGPPYANGHLHIGHALNKILKDIITKTHYFFGENIRYVPGWDCHGLPIEQQVEVKLGEKKKSLSKSEIREYCRAHAREFIKIQSDEFKSLGVIGDFENPYLTMKFEFEADIYRALCEIAKKGLLIERSKPVYWSWAARSALAEAEVEYEDKEDHSIYVAFNLDTDALNKLDVKEASAVIWTTTPWTLPANQAISLNPNEIYVLTAENLIFAKALLENLVKLGLTNGEIKQEFKAQEIEKLHAINPLNDRKSQFLLGEHVTTDGGTGLVHTAPGHGEDDYYVCLKNGISEVLMPVDDGGLYDETLKAKGLFRADVVDEFVGLHIFKANEKILEILGKNLLHASKFTHSYPHCWRTHKPVIYRATKQWFITMDEAKLGSKTLREVALNELENVKFYPASGVKRIGSMIQNRPDWCISRQRDWGVPIAFFRDKATKEPIFDTDVLDYVAKIFDVKGADAWWDLEINELLNPASKYKPENLEKVMDILDVWFDSGSTWKAVLQSQNYDSGAYPASMYLEGSDQHRGWFQSSLLVSTAVNEKAPYKAILTHGFTVDSKGEKMSKSKGNVIAPQDVAKEHGVEILRLWVGLSDYSGDLKIGDNILKQVSEQYRKIRNTIRFLLANVNDLDEITTDFNLLDKWILSRAKRAFDEAERAFRSYDFSKGFNVLLNFLSADLSGIYLDICKDRLYCDSKNGKQRRSAQSAMALIARSLLPLLAPTLTYTIDEVMDYAPKIIKQNFKDAFDLVYEPLNFDFSVDDELILSSRAKFFELIDVLKKDKVIKSTLELDLQTSSAKILALDSTDISDFYMVSRVNKIDEAKALAEFEIESVKFKIVLSTAHKCPRCWKFVSVSENEPCDRCAKVLSGVC; translated from the coding sequence ATGGACTACAAAGACACTCTTTTGCTCCCTACTACTGAATTCCCAATGCGTGCAAACTTGCCCGAAAACGAGTCAAAACGCATAAATTCGTGGCATAATGAGCGTAAAATTTATGAAAAAATGAAACAAAATCGCAAAAATACTGAGAAATTTTTTGCTATTCACGACGGCCCACCTTATGCAAATGGCCACCTGCATATCGGACACGCTTTAAATAAAATTTTAAAAGACATCATTACAAAAACACACTACTTTTTTGGCGAAAATATCCGCTACGTACCTGGCTGGGATTGCCACGGACTACCGATAGAGCAGCAAGTTGAAGTAAAGCTTGGCGAGAAAAAAAAGAGTCTAAGCAAAAGCGAGATTAGAGAGTATTGCAGGGCTCACGCACGTGAATTTATAAAAATTCAAAGCGATGAGTTTAAATCGCTTGGCGTGATTGGCGACTTTGAAAATCCGTATCTAACGATGAAATTTGAGTTTGAAGCTGACATTTACAGAGCTTTATGCGAGATAGCTAAAAAGGGACTTTTAATTGAACGAAGCAAACCTGTTTATTGGAGTTGGGCAGCACGCTCAGCACTTGCAGAAGCTGAGGTTGAGTATGAGGATAAAGAAGATCATTCAATCTATGTTGCCTTTAACCTTGATACGGACGCACTAAATAAGCTTGACGTAAAAGAGGCAAGTGCAGTTATCTGGACGACCACACCTTGGACTTTGCCAGCAAATCAGGCAATAAGCCTAAATCCAAATGAAATTTATGTCCTAACGGCTGAAAATTTAATCTTTGCAAAGGCATTACTTGAAAATTTAGTAAAACTTGGGCTAACAAATGGCGAGATTAAACAAGAATTTAAAGCCCAAGAAATAGAAAAACTTCACGCCATAAATCCGCTAAATGACAGAAAATCGCAGTTTTTACTAGGCGAACACGTTACCACCGACGGCGGGACTGGGCTAGTTCATACAGCACCAGGTCACGGCGAAGATGACTACTATGTGTGCCTAAAAAACGGCATTAGCGAAGTTTTAATGCCTGTTGATGACGGCGGACTTTATGATGAGACGCTTAAAGCCAAAGGGCTATTTAGAGCGGATGTGGTTGATGAGTTTGTGGGGCTTCATATCTTTAAGGCAAATGAGAAAATTTTAGAAATTCTAGGCAAAAATCTACTTCACGCTTCTAAATTTACACACTCATATCCGCATTGTTGGCGAACTCATAAGCCAGTAATTTACAGAGCCACAAAGCAGTGGTTTATCACGATGGATGAGGCAAAACTAGGCTCTAAAACGCTTAGGGAGGTTGCGTTAAACGAGCTTGAAAATGTGAAATTTTATCCAGCAAGTGGCGTAAAAAGAATAGGCTCAATGATACAAAATCGCCCAGATTGGTGTATCTCACGACAGCGTGATTGGGGTGTGCCAATCGCATTTTTTAGGGATAAAGCTACAAAAGAGCCGATTTTTGACACCGATGTTTTAGACTACGTGGCAAAAATTTTTGACGTTAAAGGTGCTGATGCGTGGTGGGATTTAGAGATTAATGAGCTTTTAAATCCAGCTTCAAAATACAAGCCAGAAAATTTAGAAAAAGTTATGGATATACTTGATGTTTGGTTTGATAGTGGCTCAACGTGGAAAGCAGTTTTGCAAAGCCAAAACTACGATAGCGGTGCATATCCAGCCAGTATGTATTTAGAGGGCTCAGACCAGCACAGGGGTTGGTTTCAAAGCTCACTTCTTGTAAGTACAGCAGTTAATGAAAAAGCCCCTTACAAGGCGATTTTAACGCACGGATTTACCGTTGATAGCAAGGGCGAGAAGATGAGTAAAAGCAAGGGCAACGTCATCGCTCCACAAGACGTGGCAAAAGAGCACGGCGTTGAAATTTTACGCCTTTGGGTCGGACTTAGTGACTATTCAGGCGACCTAAAAATCGGCGATAATATCCTAAAACAAGTCAGCGAACAATATAGAAAAATAAGAAATACAATAAGATTTTTACTAGCAAATGTAAATGATTTAGATGAGATTACAACTGATTTTAATCTGCTTGATAAGTGGATTTTAAGCCGTGCTAAACGTGCATTTGACGAGGCAGAAAGAGCATTTAGAAGCTATGATTTTTCAAAAGGCTTTAATGTGCTTTTAAATTTTCTCTCAGCCGATTTAAGCGGAATTTACCTTGATATTTGCAAAGACCGCCTTTACTGCGATAGCAAAAACGGCAAACAAAGACGCTCGGCACAATCAGCTATGGCGTTAATAGCACGTTCGCTTTTACCGCTTTTAGCACCGACTTTAACATACACAATTGATGAAGTTATGGACTACGCACCAAAAATCATCAAGCAAAATTTCAAAGACGCCTTTGACCTAGTTTATGAGCCGTTAAATTTTGATTTTAGCGTTGATGATGAGCTGATTTTATCTAGCCGTGCTAAATTTTTTGAGTTAATTGACGTGCTTAAAAAAGATAAGGTGATAAAATCAACATTAGAGCTTGATTTACAAACCAGCTCAGCCAAAATCTTAGCCCTTGATAGCACCGATATAAGCGACTTTTATATGGTAAGCAGGGTTAATAAAATTGATGAAGCTAAGGCGTTAGCAGAGTTTGAAATTGAGAGCGTTAAATTTAAGATTGTTCTCTCAACAGCTCACAAATGCCCAAGGTGCTGGAAATTTGTAAGCGTGAGTGAAAATGAGCCGTGTGATAGATGTGCAAAGGTTTTAAGCGGTGTTTGCTAG
- a CDS encoding carbon-nitrogen hydrolase family protein, which produces MSKIALLQLATLPLSQSRLDYYLKICKDKGANLVVLGEYVLNSFFKEIETAQPNIIKQQSKEKKQTLCELSKKYDITIIAPIIMPLKSGFIKCMAKFENAQVKFTKQQILMPYPHWNEAKFFANKSEKLNFLTFKYENLKIGVAFGFEAHFDATFLNLMSKKIDVLLLPTASTFESNKRWEELLKMRAFTNNIYILRVNRIGSYKPKPKCQSGDEIWKFYGDSFIVSPFGEIANRLGNDEGILIANIDKKELLNAKATWCFSVLSGKILC; this is translated from the coding sequence ATGAGTAAGATAGCCCTTTTGCAACTAGCAACCTTGCCACTTAGCCAGTCAAGGCTTGATTATTACCTTAAAATTTGCAAAGACAAGGGTGCAAATCTTGTAGTACTTGGCGAATACGTGCTAAATAGCTTTTTTAAAGAGATTGAAACAGCCCAGCCAAATATAATAAAACAGCAGAGCAAGGAGAAAAAACAAACTCTTTGTGAGCTATCTAAAAAGTATGATATCACTATAATCGCTCCAATCATAATGCCCTTAAAAAGTGGTTTTATCAAGTGTATGGCTAAATTTGAAAACGCACAGGTAAAATTTACAAAACAGCAAATTTTAATGCCTTACCCACACTGGAATGAGGCTAAATTTTTTGCAAACAAGTCTGAAAAGCTAAATTTTTTGACATTTAAATATGAAAATTTAAAAATCGGCGTGGCTTTTGGCTTTGAAGCGCATTTTGATGCCACTTTTTTAAATTTGATGTCTAAAAAGATAGATGTTTTATTATTACCAACGGCTAGTACTTTTGAGAGCAACAAACGTTGGGAGGAGCTACTAAAAATGAGAGCTTTTACAAATAACATATATATTTTAAGGGTAAATCGCATAGGCTCATACAAGCCAAAACCAAAGTGTCAAAGTGGCGATGAAATTTGGAAATTTTATGGCGATAGTTTTATAGTTTCTCCTTTTGGCGAGATTGCTAATAGGCTTGGAAATGATGAGGGAATTTTAATAGCAAATATCGATAAAAAGGAGCTTTTAAACGCTAAAGCGACTTGGTGTTTTAGCGTTTTATCTGGTAAAATTTTATGCTAA
- the xseB gene encoding exodeoxyribonuclease VII small subunit, which translates to MSENFEEKIKKAEEILSKLDKEDVALDESIKLHNEGKELLKQARLILENAKLSIEQVNE; encoded by the coding sequence ATGAGTGAAAATTTTGAAGAAAAGATAAAAAAAGCAGAAGAGATTTTAAGCAAACTTGATAAAGAAGACGTGGCACTTGATGAGAGTATTAAACTTCACAACGAGGGCAAGGAGCTACTAAAACAAGCTCGTTTAATCCTAGAAAATGCCAAGCTTAGTATCGAGCAGGTCAATGAGTAA
- the murC gene encoding UDP-N-acetylmuramate--L-alanine ligase: MKKVHFIGIGGIGISAIARFLNEKGYTISGSDIKESKITNELRSEGIEVITPHSKDAIKDQDFVVYSAAIKPDNIELKQAKELGIECFSRKEILPFVLEGKKVFSVAGAHGKSTTSAMLASLIEGSAIIGAVSKQFGSNMRYEPSENVVFEADESDSSFLNSNPYLAIVTNAEPEHMEHYDYDMEKFHAAYRGFLERAKVRVINAEDEFLATLKLDAIRLYPSTDITDMTMVVRDFKPYTSFNLKNLGRFEAYGMGEHIAIDASLAILAALDEISLKQIRQNLLNFKGTKKRFDVLCANNNFVLIDDYAHHPTEIKATLKSAFEYAKILGLSRVVAIFQPHRYTRLSANLDGFRECFSGVDELVILPVYAAGESPIDVDMKSEFKEYNPVFTKQVCRVDEAIEFVDEFGVKHRLDDGLIVGFGAGDISTQLRGE; this comes from the coding sequence TTGAAAAAGGTTCATTTTATAGGCATTGGCGGTATAGGAATTTCTGCGATTGCTAGATTTTTAAACGAAAAGGGCTACACCATAAGCGGTAGTGATATTAAGGAGAGTAAGATAACAAACGAGCTTAGAAGTGAGGGCATAGAGGTTATCACTCCACACTCTAAAGATGCTATAAAAGATCAAGATTTTGTGGTTTATTCAGCCGCTATAAAACCTGATAATATCGAGCTAAAACAGGCAAAAGAGCTTGGGATAGAGTGCTTTTCAAGAAAGGAAATTTTGCCATTTGTTTTAGAGGGCAAAAAGGTCTTTTCAGTTGCTGGAGCACACGGCAAAAGCACGACAAGTGCAATGCTTGCTTCACTTATTGAAGGCTCTGCTATAATTGGTGCGGTTTCAAAGCAATTTGGCTCAAATATGCGTTATGAGCCAAGCGAAAATGTCGTTTTTGAAGCCGATGAGAGCGATTCTAGCTTTCTAAACTCAAACCCATATCTTGCTATCGTTACAAACGCAGAGCCTGAGCATATGGAGCATTATGATTATGATATGGAGAAATTTCACGCAGCTTATCGCGGTTTTTTAGAACGTGCAAAAGTGCGAGTGATAAACGCCGAGGACGAGTTTTTGGCTACTTTAAAGCTTGACGCCATCCGCCTTTACCCAAGCACAGATATTACTGATATGACTATGGTTGTGCGTGATTTTAAGCCATACACCAGCTTTAACCTTAAAAATTTAGGCAGGTTTGAAGCTTATGGTATGGGCGAACATATCGCTATTGACGCTAGTCTTGCGATATTAGCAGCACTTGATGAAATTTCGTTAAAGCAAATTCGTCAAAATCTTTTAAATTTCAAAGGAACAAAAAAACGCTTTGACGTGCTTTGTGCAAACAATAACTTTGTGCTTATAGATGACTATGCTCATCATCCAACCGAGATAAAAGCTACGCTAAAATCGGCTTTTGAATATGCAAAAATTTTGGGGCTTTCTCGTGTTGTGGCTATTTTCCAACCACATCGCTACACGCGTTTAAGTGCGAATTTAGACGGATTTAGAGAGTGTTTTAGCGGTGTTGATGAGCTTGTGATACTGCCTGTTTATGCAGCTGGAGAGTCGCCTATCGATGTTGATATGAAGAGTGAATTTAAAGAGTATAATCCTGTTTTTACTAAGCAAGTTTGCAGGGTTGATGAGGCGATAGAATTTGTTGATGAATTTGGTGTTAAACACCGCCTTGATGACGGTCTGATAGTAGGCTTTGGTGCCGGAGATATTAGCACTCAGCTTAGGGGTGAGTAA
- the metX gene encoding homoserine O-acetyltransferase MetX, producing the protein MLNLKTGRAKFDEPLYLESGRILSSYELVYETYGVLNDDKSNVIIICHALTGSHHAAGQYENDDKKGWWDALIGSGKAVDTDKFFVICVSILGSPHGSTSPLSINPDTKREYRLKFPVLTISDVVKAQIRLFSRLGIYHAHAVIGGSLGGMQALCFAIEFPKFATHTIIMASTYQTKPWAIAFNKIATEAIINDPEFKNGEYDANFIRQNGLKGLAYGRMAGHISFLSPDSMNAKFGRNYVATDGLYELFGRFSVDTYMEYNGYNFPKRFDPLSYLYITKMMNIFDCTRHYDSLKDALTPIVSDITLIAFSGDILFPPSCMSEIGKNLKQIGKAKCEYILIDSDYGHDAFLVEIDKFEKYVKEILESKNE; encoded by the coding sequence ATGCTAAATTTAAAGACTGGCCGTGCTAAATTTGATGAACCGCTATACTTAGAGAGCGGACGAATTTTAAGTAGCTACGAGCTAGTCTATGAAACTTATGGCGTTTTAAACGATGATAAATCAAACGTCATTATCATCTGCCACGCTCTAACTGGCTCACACCACGCCGCTGGTCAGTATGAAAATGATGATAAAAAGGGCTGGTGGGACGCACTTATCGGCAGTGGCAAGGCGGTGGATACGGATAAATTTTTTGTCATTTGTGTTAGCATTCTTGGCTCACCACACGGCTCAACATCGCCTTTAAGCATAAATCCAGATACAAAGCGTGAATATAGGCTAAAATTCCCAGTTTTAACGATTAGCGATGTAGTAAAAGCCCAAATTAGGCTGTTTTCTAGGCTTGGCATTTATCACGCTCACGCCGTTATCGGCGGTAGTTTAGGCGGTATGCAAGCACTCTGTTTTGCGATTGAATTCCCAAAATTTGCCACGCACACCATAATAATGGCAAGCACTTATCAGACCAAACCTTGGGCGATAGCGTTTAATAAAATCGCAACAGAAGCGATTATAAACGACCCCGAGTTTAAAAACGGCGAGTATGACGCAAATTTTATCCGTCAAAACGGTTTAAAGGGCTTAGCCTATGGGCGAATGGCTGGACACATTAGCTTTTTAAGTCCAGATTCAATGAACGCAAAATTTGGTCGCAACTATGTCGCCACAGACGGACTTTACGAGCTTTTTGGCAGATTTAGCGTAGATACTTATATGGAGTATAATGGCTATAATTTTCCAAAACGCTTTGACCCATTAAGCTATCTTTACATCACAAAAATGATGAATATCTTTGACTGCACACGCCATTATGACAGCCTAAAAGACGCTCTAACGCCCATAGTTTCAGATATCACGCTCATTGCATTTAGTGGCGATATCCTCTTTCCGCCAAGCTGTATGAGTGAGATTGGTAAGAACTTAAAGCAAATTGGCAAGGCAAAATGCGAGTATATTTTAATTGATAGCGACTACGGACACGACGCATTTTTAGTTGAAATTGATAAATTTGAAAAATATGTAAAAGAGATTTTGGAGAGTAAAAATGAGTGA
- the guaB gene encoding IMP dehydrogenase: MKIIKRALTFEDVLLVPQYSEILPKQVDIKSKFSKNVTLNVPIVSAAMDTVTEHRAAIMMARLGGIGVIHKNMDIATQAKEVKRVKKSESGVIIDPIFIKPDATIGEALNLMSELHISGVPVVDDTHKLIGILTNRDLRFETDRTIKVKERMTKAPLITAPKGCTLDDAEKIFSQNRVEKLPIVDENGRLDGLITIKDLKKRKEYPNANKDSYGRLRVAAAVGVGQLDRVEALVGAGVDVIVMDSAHGHSKGIIDTLKEIKAKFKGVDVVVGNIANPAAVKDLAEAGADGIKVGIGPGSICTTRIVAGVGVPQISAIDDCASEAAKYGIPVTADGGLKYSGDIAKALAAGASCVMAGSLLAGCEETPGEVITHQGRQYKAYRGMGSIGAMSRGSSDRYFQEGTASEKLVPEGIEGRVPFKGSMKDVIHQLLGGLRSAMGYVGAKDITTLQERAEFVEITSAGLKESHVHDVVITHEAPNYKVN, encoded by the coding sequence ATGAAGATAATTAAACGAGCTTTGACATTTGAAGATGTCCTTTTAGTGCCACAATACTCTGAAATTTTGCCAAAACAGGTTGATATAAAGAGCAAATTTAGCAAAAATGTCACGCTAAACGTCCCTATTGTTTCAGCCGCTATGGATACGGTTACAGAGCATAGAGCGGCGATTATGATGGCACGTCTAGGCGGTATTGGCGTAATTCATAAAAATATGGATATAGCCACTCAGGCAAAAGAGGTAAAACGTGTGAAAAAAAGCGAAAGTGGCGTCATAATTGATCCGATTTTTATAAAGCCAGACGCCACGATTGGCGAGGCGTTAAACTTAATGTCAGAGCTTCATATCTCTGGTGTGCCAGTCGTTGATGATACGCATAAATTAATAGGAATTTTAACAAATAGAGATCTTAGATTTGAAACTGACCGCACGATAAAAGTCAAAGAGCGTATGACAAAAGCACCACTAATTACAGCTCCAAAGGGTTGCACGCTTGATGATGCAGAGAAAATTTTTAGCCAAAACAGGGTTGAGAAGCTACCGATCGTTGATGAAAATGGCAGACTTGACGGACTTATTACTATAAAAGACCTTAAAAAACGCAAAGAGTATCCAAACGCAAATAAAGATAGCTACGGCAGACTTAGAGTCGCAGCCGCCGTTGGCGTGGGTCAGCTTGATAGAGTGGAAGCGTTAGTTGGAGCTGGGGTTGATGTGATTGTTATGGACTCAGCACACGGCCACTCAAAGGGCATTATTGACACGCTTAAAGAGATAAAGGCAAAATTTAAAGGCGTTGATGTTGTCGTTGGCAATATCGCAAATCCAGCTGCCGTTAAAGACTTAGCAGAGGCCGGAGCTGACGGCATAAAAGTAGGCATTGGGCCTGGCTCAATTTGCACGACTAGAATCGTTGCTGGTGTTGGTGTGCCTCAAATTTCAGCCATTGATGATTGTGCGAGTGAGGCGGCAAAATACGGCATACCAGTTACTGCCGACGGCGGACTTAAATACTCAGGCGATATCGCAAAAGCCCTAGCAGCAGGGGCTAGTTGCGTTATGGCTGGTAGTTTGTTAGCTGGTTGTGAAGAAACCCCGGGCGAGGTCATAACTCATCAAGGCAGACAATACAAAGCCTACCGCGGTATGGGCTCAATCGGAGCGATGAGTCGTGGTAGCAGTGATAGATATTTTCAAGAGGGCACAGCAAGTGAAAAGCTAGTGCCTGAGGGCATTGAAGGGCGTGTGCCGTTTAAAGGCAGTATGAAAGATGTCATTCATCAGCTCTTAGGCGGACTTCGCTCGGCTATGGGCTATGTTGGTGCAAAAGATATTACCACGCTTCAAGAAAGAGCCGAGTTTGTTGAGATTACAAGTGCAGGACTTAAAGAAAGCCACGTTCACGACGTAGTTATCACACACGAAGCACCAAATTATAAAGTTAATTAA
- the gatA gene encoding Asp-tRNA(Asn)/Glu-tRNA(Gln) amidotransferase subunit GatA: protein MISLKEALKLSSEEIKNLRTELENRIQKESKIGAYVEQLAGLPLAKFGEGVPIAIKDNIQVNGWAVTCASNILQGYVAPYNATAIENLLKHNLAPFGRTNMDEFAMGSTTESSFYGKTLNPLNHEFVPGGSSGGSAAAVASGLAIAALGSDTGGSIRQPAAFCGCVGFKPTYGRVSRYGLAAYSSSLDQIGPITQNVEDAAILYDAIAGYDSKDSTSANVEFTSISDKIDAQKKLTICVIENYVKNADDEVKTALLSTTEKLKSHGHNVIFRNLEDSKYDVATYYIIATAEASANLSRYDGVRYGRRAEAKNLKELYVNSRSEGFGEEVKRRILLGTFVLSSGYYDAYYIKAQKARAHIKAQYEKILSEADLIFMPVSPTACVKFGALKDPLTAYLSDIYTISVNLAGLPAISVPVSKANNNLSISAQLIAKAYDEQTLIDGAKSLENIVKG, encoded by the coding sequence GTGATAAGTTTAAAAGAGGCATTAAAACTTTCAAGCGAGGAGATTAAAAATTTACGCACCGAGCTTGAAAATCGCATACAAAAAGAGAGCAAAATAGGCGCTTATGTTGAGCAATTAGCAGGTTTGCCACTGGCTAAATTTGGCGAGGGCGTGCCAATTGCCATAAAAGATAATATCCAAGTAAATGGCTGGGCAGTAACGTGCGCTTCAAACATTCTTCAAGGCTACGTCGCCCCATACAACGCCACTGCCATTGAAAATTTGCTAAAACACAACCTTGCGCCATTTGGTCGCACAAATATGGATGAGTTTGCAATGGGTAGCACCACAGAGAGCAGTTTTTATGGTAAAACGCTAAATCCGCTAAATCACGAATTTGTGCCGGGCGGATCAAGCGGTGGCTCAGCAGCAGCGGTCGCAAGTGGCTTAGCAATTGCTGCTCTTGGTAGCGACACTGGCGGTAGTATCCGCCAACCAGCCGCATTTTGCGGTTGCGTGGGCTTTAAGCCAACTTACGGCAGGGTTAGTAGATATGGACTAGCTGCATACTCATCAAGTCTTGACCAAATTGGACCAATTACACAAAACGTTGAAGATGCTGCCATTTTATACGACGCAATTGCAGGGTATGACAGCAAAGACAGCACGAGTGCAAATGTAGAATTTACTAGTATTAGCGATAAGATAGACGCACAAAAAAAGCTAACAATTTGCGTAATTGAAAACTACGTTAAAAACGCCGATGACGAGGTAAAAACCGCACTTTTAAGCACAACTGAGAAGCTAAAATCTCACGGACACAACGTAATTTTTAGAAATTTAGAGGACTCAAAATATGACGTTGCGACCTACTACATCATCGCAACAGCCGAAGCGAGTGCGAATTTAAGCAGATATGACGGCGTTAGATACGGCAGACGCGCTGAGGCTAAAAATTTAAAAGAGCTTTATGTAAATTCAAGAAGCGAGGGCTTTGGCGAAGAGGTAAAAAGGAGAATTTTGCTTGGCACATTTGTTTTAAGTAGCGGATATTACGATGCTTACTACATAAAAGCACAAAAGGCAAGGGCTCACATAAAGGCGCAATACGAAAAAATTTTAAGCGAAGCTGACCTTATTTTTATGCCAGTTTCGCCAACAGCTTGTGTGAAATTTGGAGCATTAAAAGATCCACTAACTGCCTATTTAAGCGATATTTATACAATAAGCGTAAATTTAGCAGGTCTTCCAGCCATATCGGTGCCAGTTTCAAAAGCGAACAATAACCTAAGTATTTCAGCCCAACTAATAGCAAAAGCATACGACGAGCAGACCCTAATAGACGGCGCAAAGAGCCTAGAAAATATAGTGAAAGGATAA
- a CDS encoding DNA-3-methyladenine glycosylase I, whose translation MLKRCEWCEKDDLYRAYHDNEWGEIERDEQRLFEFLVLECMQVGLSWHTILKKREAMRVAFDGFNVNKIALYDDKKIEILMQNENIIKNRLKLASLSQNAKAFLKIQSEFSSFYSYIWAFVGGKQIKNSYDDIKQIPAKTDLSDKISKDMKKRGFKFLGSTTIYSFLQACGVVDDHLSYCFKFKKGI comes from the coding sequence ATGCTAAAACGTTGCGAATGGTGCGAAAAAGACGATCTTTATAGAGCCTATCACGATAATGAGTGGGGCGAAATAGAGCGTGATGAGCAGAGGCTTTTTGAGTTTTTGGTGCTTGAGTGTATGCAAGTTGGGCTTAGTTGGCACACGATTTTAAAAAAACGTGAGGCGATGAGAGTTGCTTTTGACGGCTTTAATGTAAATAAAATTGCACTTTACGATGATAAAAAAATTGAAATTCTAATGCAAAATGAAAACATTATCAAAAATCGCCTAAAACTAGCTTCGCTCTCACAAAACGCGAAAGCATTTTTAAAAATCCAAAGTGAATTTAGCTCGTTTTATAGCTATATTTGGGCTTTTGTGGGCGGTAAGCAGATAAAAAACAGTTACGATGATATAAAGCAAATTCCAGCAAAAACGGATTTGAGTGATAAAATTTCAAAAGATATGAAAAAACGTGGCTTTAAATTTCTAGGAAGCACCACGATTTACTCGTTTTTACAGGCTTGTGGTGTTGTAGATGATCATTTGAGTTATTGTTTTAAATTTAAAAAAGGGATATAA